The sequence CATTCGCCATTCTCGCCCTCTCCACCGAAGAGGTCCGCCGCCGGGACGCCGAGGGCATCCGCGATCCGCCAGACGTTCTTGATCCCCGCGTTCCGCTCGCCACGCTCAATCCCACCGATGTATGTCCGATCAATCTTGGCGAGACGCGCCAACTCCTCCTGACTCAGCCCCTTCTGTCCGCGGATCTCCCGCACGCGCTTGCCGAACGACTTGAGGACATCCCGCTTCGCCATCAGCAGAATCGTGACCATGGAGGTCGATCCGTCCACGGACTATGAGTACCATCTGACGCGTGTCTACCCACGATCCATCCTGCCCGATACGATCGACCACTAGTCCCAACGGGAGATGACAGAAGACGATGGGCAAGGTCAATCCATCCAAGCGTTTCGCAGAGTTCTTCGCTGGGATCGGCTTGGTCCACGAGGCGTTGAGGGGCTCGGGTTGGGAGTGCGTCTATGCCAACGACATCGATGCCAAAAAAGAGGCGATGTACAAGGGCCATTTCGGTGACAGCCCGTACTTCCATCGCGAAGATGTATGGGAAACGGAACGGATCGTGGCCGGAATGGCCGAACGGCCATTCCTCGCTACAGCGTCGTTCCCCTGCACTGACCTTTCGCTTGCCGGGCGCTGGCAGGGCTTTGAGGGCGACCAGTCTTCCACATACTTCGGGTTTATTCGCGCCCTGCGAGCACTCAATGCGGACAAGCCCAAATTGGTCATGCTGGAGAATGTGACCGGCTTCCTCACGTCGAAAGATGGGGCTGATTTTGTTCGTGCCGTCACGACGCTGGCGGGCGAAGGTTACTGGATCGATAGTGTTGTGCTGGATGCCAAGGCATTCGTCCCACAGAGTCGCCCGCGAGTCTTCGTAGTTGGATTTCATGATTCCCTCCACTCGAGTCGAATCATTCGGCAGGGAAACGGCGGGTTGTTCGGCGACGGCTGGCAAGCCGCGATCGACGAAGGGGGCTCGCTTCGACCCGATTCACTTCTTCGACTTATGGCGAAGACTCGGTTGCCAACAGGTTGGGCGACGGTGGCGCTTCGCCCTCCCAAGCAGGCTGAGTACTCGCTTAGGTCTGTTATTGACACCGACGATGAACAAAGTTGGTGGGATGGTGCGGCGACCAAAAAGCACTACGCGATGCTCTCCGACCTCCACCGGACCGAAGTGGAGCGCCGCCGAAAGTCGGGTGGCCTGCACGTCGGAACTGTGTACCGCCGCTGTCGCTATGACGAGATGCGGGCAGAGGTTCGCTTTGACAATCTGGCGGGTTGCTTACGCACGCCCCGAGGAGGCAGTGCGCGGCAAATCGTGATGGTAATCGATGACGGGCGAGTTCGCTTCCGCTGGATGTCTCCGCGTGAGTATGCGAGACTGCAGGGAGCTCCTGATTTCACGCTGGCGGAGAACACGATCCAATCGCTATTTGGGTTCGGGGACGGTGTGTGCGTGCCGGTGATCCGTTGGATGGATCAGAACATCCTGACGCCCCTTTTTGAGGACGCGCTGACCAGGGAGAGTGCCGGAAAAAGCGGCGAGATATCGAAGAAGGCGACGGTGTAGGTCATGCCCGACAACCTCACTCACGCTCAGCGACGCGCGTGCATGCAGGCAGTAAAGAGTCGGAACACATCGCCCGAGCTCGCGGTCCGTTCGATCCTCCATCGTATCGGTCGTAGATTCGCCGTGCATCGTATTGACCTGCCCGGCAAGCCTGACATCGTAATGCCAGCGAGGAAATGCACAATCCTTGTGCATGGATGCTTTTGGCACGGGCACGCGTGCCGGCGAGGAAGGCGACAGCCCGCGACGAATTCGCTGTATTGGCAGTCGAAGATAAGGCGAAACCGGGCTCGAGATCGGCGGGTGGCGATTGCCCTCAAACAACTAGGTTGGCGTGTTGTGATCGTGTGGGAATGCGAGCTACGGGATCCTGCACGTCTAACACGGCGGCTTGCGAAGCTGTCGTGATTCGTTGACTCCGAGCGACCAGAGCAGCGATTCAAGTGCTGATTTGGACACGAGTTATGAAAATCACAGGGCTCCTATCAAAACCCTATTGACATGCCGTCAAAAACCCGTATCCTGCTCGGGTCATGCTCAACCTCCCCTCCTCCTTCAACCCCTCACTCGACCTCGCGGCCAAGATCCTCGACTCCGTCACCGACCCCACCCTCACCCTCCGCGACGTCGCCGAACTCCACCACACCACCGTCGAAGCCCTCGTCCTCTGGTTCGCCGAGCCTGAGATCGCTGAACGCCTCGACCAGATCGAGTCCACCATCGCCCGCCGCACCCGCATCGTCGCCAGCAACTTCCTCCCCGCGGCGACCATCGCCCTGGGCCGCTCCATCGACGAGCACAACGCCGACGAAGCCCACTTCCCCGTCCGCCCCGGCGACCAGCGCGGCCTGGAACTCCGCCGCCGTTCCAGAGAGACCGCCCGCCGCGCCGCCGCCCTCCTCCTGCGCCTCGCCAACTTCACCCCCGGCCCGCGCCGCTATTCCTACTCCTCCCGGCCCACCCCCACCCAGCCCTCAACCCCCTCCTCCCCACCGTCCGCCGCTCCTCCACCAGCGCCCACCTCCGCCGCCCCATCCCCCGCCGCGCCGACCGCGCTCTCCCCCGCCCCCCACTCCGCCATCCCCTCTCGCGCCCCGGCACCGACCCCTCTCGCCCCGGCCGTCCGCTCCGCCGCCGGGCGCGACGCCGG comes from Phycisphaeraceae bacterium and encodes:
- a CDS encoding helix-turn-helix transcriptional regulator translates to MAKRDVLKSFGKRVREIRGQKGLSQEELARLAKIDRTYIGGIERGERNAGIKNVWRIADALGVPAADLFGGEGENGE
- the dcm gene encoding DNA (cytosine-5-)-methyltransferase is translated as MGKVNPSKRFAEFFAGIGLVHEALRGSGWECVYANDIDAKKEAMYKGHFGDSPYFHREDVWETERIVAGMAERPFLATASFPCTDLSLAGRWQGFEGDQSSTYFGFIRALRALNADKPKLVMLENVTGFLTSKDGADFVRAVTTLAGEGYWIDSVVLDAKAFVPQSRPRVFVVGFHDSLHSSRIIRQGNGGLFGDGWQAAIDEGGSLRPDSLLRLMAKTRLPTGWATVALRPPKQAEYSLRSVIDTDDEQSWWDGAATKKHYAMLSDLHRTEVERRRKSGGLHVGTVYRRCRYDEMRAEVRFDNLAGCLRTPRGGSARQIVMVIDDGRVRFRWMSPREYARLQGAPDFTLAENTIQSLFGFGDGVCVPVIRWMDQNILTPLFEDALTRESAGKSGEISKKATV
- the vsr gene encoding DNA mismatch endonuclease Vsr, encoding MPDNLTHAQRRACMQAVKSRNTSPELAVRSILHRIGRRFAVHRIDLPGKPDIVMPARKCTILVHGCFWHGHACRRGRRQPATNSLYWQSKIRRNRARDRRVAIALKQLGWRVVIVWECELRDPARLTRRLAKLS